From the genome of Argentina anserina chromosome 4, drPotAnse1.1, whole genome shotgun sequence, one region includes:
- the LOC126791427 gene encoding biotin synthase, mitochondrial, protein MFSIRSILRPSSSSASASAVFVLHSSLYSSLSSSAAAVQAERTILHGPRNDWSRGEIRAVYDSPVLDLLFHGAQVHRSAHNFRQVQQCTLLSIKTGGCSEDCSYCPQSSRYDTGLKAQKLMTKDVVMEAAKKAKEAGSTRFCMGAAWRETVGRKTNFNQILEYVTEIRNLGMEVCCTLGMLEQQQAVKLKEAGLTAYNHNLDTSREYYPNVITTRTYDDRLETIKYVRDAGINVCSGGIIGLGEAEEDRVGLLHTLATLPSHPESVPINALISVKGTPLQDQKPVEIWEMIRMIATARIVMPKAMVRLSAGRVRFSMPEQALCFLAGANSIFTGEKLLTTPNNDFDADQVMFKVLGLTPKPPSFSDEPAKASEVAACEDAVSVSA, encoded by the exons ATGTTCTCCATTAGGTCCATTCTCcgcccctcctcctcctctgccTCTGCCTCGGCGGTGTTTGTATTGCATTCGTCACTCTACTCCTCTCTGTCTTCCTCAGCAGCCGCAGTCCAAGCCGAGCGAACCATCCTCCACGGCCCTCGAAACGACTGGAGTCGCGGCGAGATCAGAGCCGTCTACGACTCTCCCGTCCTCGATCTCCTCTTCCATGGA GCTCAGGTTCACAGAAGCGCGCATAATTTCAGACAAGTGCAGCAGTGCACTCTGCTCTCTATCAAGACCGGTGGATGTAGTGAGGATTGCTCGTATTGTCCTCAGTCTTCAAGATACGATACGGGACTCAAGGCCCAGAAGCTTATGACTAAGGATGTTGTCATGGAGGCTGCTAAAAAG GCAAAAGAGGCTGGTAGCACACGCTTTTGCATGGGTGCTGCCTGGAGGGAGACAGTTGGAAGAAAGACAAACTTTAACCAGATCCTTGAATATGTGACCGAAATAAG GAATCTAGGAATGGAAGTATGCTGTACCTTAGGCATGCTAGAACAGCAGCAAGCTGTAAAACTTAAAGAAGCTGGCCTGACAGCTTATAATCACAATCTAGACACCTCAAGGGAATATTATCCCAATGTCATTACCACAAGGACCTATGATGACCGCTTGGAAACAATTAAGTATGTCCGGGATGCAGGAATTAATGTTTGCTCAG GAGGAATAATAGGGCTCGGAGAAGCAGAGGAGGATCGAGTTGGTTTGTTGCACACATTAGCAACACTTCCATCCCACCCAGAAAGTGTTCCCATAAATGCGCTGATTAGTGTGAAAGGGACTCCTCTTCAAGATCAAAAG CCAGTTGAAATATGGGAGATGATACGCATGATTGCCACAGCACGTATAGTTATGCCAAAAGCAATGGTCAGACTGTCAGCTGGCAGAGTTCGTTTCTCAATGCCTGAACAGGCATTGTGTTTTCTTGCTGGGGCAAATTCAATATTTACTGGTGAAAAACTATTGACCACACCTAACAATGATTTTGATGCCGATCAAGTTATGTTCAAGGTGCTTGGATTAACTCCAAAACCTCCCAGTTTCTCTGATGAACCAGCAAAGGCATCTGAGGTAGCAGCTTGTGAGGATGCTGTTTCTGTTTCAGCCTGA